One Schistocerca piceifrons isolate TAMUIC-IGC-003096 chromosome 11, iqSchPice1.1, whole genome shotgun sequence genomic window carries:
- the LOC124720349 gene encoding ankyrin-3-like — MASNRGSLVHAMSELLTRGTGADVTLCVRGGEIEAHSLILAARSPVFAAMLLQHDTEEAASGRVQIPDVEAATMRQLVRYMYTDEVPEGKESAAELLAAADKYGLLLLKEACEDRLLQNLCLENVAECAVLASQHCCSRLLGAAVEVISRDPPEARKTEGWREGVACCPQLMTQISELVEAKISAAKDVALKKWLHEAAERGNVDELPDILAQGVDINCRCENGYTALHKAAKGGDVLAVNWLLEAGADVSARNNWQQTPLHVAAGQGRQGVAMTLLFYGADIDAWDGSGQTALQVAAACGEASVVNLLLRLGADRSAAGYGMTPLQLAQAYNRKTVVGILSGIHPV, encoded by the exons ATGGCCAGTAACAGAGGCAGTTTGGTTCACGCTATGTCCGAGCTCCTGACGAGGGGCACGGGTGCCGACGTTACGCTGTGTGTCCGAGGTGGTGAAATAGAGGCGCACAGCTTAATACTCGCCGCCAGGAGCCCGGTCTTCGCAGCTATGTTACTGCAGCACGACACGGAGGAAGCTGCCAGTGGCCGTGTCCAGATACCGGATGTAGAGGCTGCCACTATGCGGCAGCTCGTCCGCTACATGTACACGGACGAGGTCCCGGAGGGGAAAGAATCTGCGGCAGAGCTACTCGCGGCTGCAGACAAATACGGCCTCCTTCTGCTGAAGGAGGCTTGCGAGGACCGGTTGCTGCAGAATTTGTGTCTAGAAAATGTGGCGGAGTGTGCGGTGCTGGCTTCGCAGCACTGTTGCTCGCGCCTGCTCGGTGCCGCCGTCGAGGTGATCTCCCGGGACCCTCCGGAGGCCCGCAAGACGGAGGGCTGGCGAGAGGGAGTGGCCTGCTGCCCGCAACTGATGACGCAAATCTCGGAGTTGGTTGAAGCGAAAATCAG tGCCGCAAAGGATGTCGCCTTGAAGAAGTGGCTGCACGAAGCTGCAGAACGTGGAAATGTGGACGAACTCCCAGACATACTGGCACAGGGAGTGGACATAAACTGCCGGTGTGAGAACGGTTACACGGCACTTCACAAGGCGGCGAAGGGTGGCGACGTCTTGGCCGTAAACTGGCTGTTGGAAGCGGGTGCCGATGTCAGTGCACGGAATAACTGGCAGCAGACGCCCCTCCACGTAGCAGCGGGACAGGGCAGGCAGGGTGTcgcgatgaccttgctgttttacGGGGCAGACATAGACGCGTGGGATGGCAGCGGGCAGACGGCTCTGCAGGTTGCTGCCGCGTGTGGTGAAGCGTCCGTTGTTAACCTGTTGTTGCGGCTGGGAGCGGACCGATCTGCTGCCGGATACGGTATGACGCCTCTACAACTTGCCCAGGCGTACAACAGGAAGACTGTCGTCGGTATCCTGAGTGGGATTCATCCGGTGTGA